AGCGTCAATTCTAGCCCACATTTCCAACCAATACTTTCTATGAGATAATATCTTTAAACATCAATAAAGGAGGTTGTCTCAAATGACTGAAAGAGAACTTTGGACTAAAAGAATTGAAGATTACAGAGCTAGTGACTTAACAGCAGTTAAATGGTGTGAAGAAAACAATGTTCCTGTTCATAAACTTAGATATAAGATTACTCAATTCAACAAAGAAAAGAAACAAACACTCAAAGAAACACAGTGGGCATCAGTTATTCCTGAAAAACCAGTAGCTGAAAAAGAAACTTATCCATCATTAAA
This region of Sporanaerobacter acetigenes DSM 13106 genomic DNA includes:
- the tnpA gene encoding IS66 family insertion sequence element accessory protein TnpA; this translates as MTERELWTKRIEDYRASDLTAVKWCEENNVPVHKLRYKITQFNKEKKQTLKETQWASVIPEKPVAEKETYPSL